The following proteins are encoded in a genomic region of Pectinophora gossypiella chromosome 6, ilPecGoss1.1, whole genome shotgun sequence:
- the LOC126367600 gene encoding uncharacterized protein LOC126367600, giving the protein MSHTVTITRTTTTSSGTAVFVNTGYLTSTPGLLKLAQLLLGAACVGLVAYYMDHNTRTSYYGQKPELFYLLTAVAFLIGTFCLLSACLCSLSTASIISKTLYEVIYHGLAFLMYLAAGLTLLIEVNQQKNHYKAYQVYEPYLAASIMALVMAALYLLSTFLANRTYRGI; this is encoded by the exons ATGTCCCACACGGTGACCATCACGAGGACGACCACCACCTCATCGGGGACCGCTGTGTTCGTCAACACCGGCTACCTCACATCCACGCCAGGGTTGCTGAAACTTGCACAGCTG CTCCTGGGCGCAGCATGTGTGGGGCTGGTGGCGTACTACATGGACCACAACACTCGAACCAGCTACTATGGCCAGAAGCCTGAGTTGTTCTACCTCTTGACGGCAGTCGCCTTCCTCATCGGCACCTTCTGCTTGCTCAGCGCGTGTCTATGCTCCCTTTCTACAGCTTCTATCATATCTAAGACTCTTTAC GAAGTGATATATCACGGGTTGGCGTTCTTGATGTACCTAGCAGCTGGCCTTACGCTCCTGATTGAAGTCAACCAACAGAAAAACCATTACAAAGCTTACCAGGTGTACGAGCCATATTTGGCCGCTTCT ATTATGGCATTGGTGATGGCGGCTCTCTACTTGTTGAGCACGTTCTTAGCAAACCGTACATACCGAGGCATCTAA
- the LOC126367599 gene encoding protein singles bar — translation MTRGPTIVRVAPGGAAGGRGIKCCCCRCCECFNFGYLTSQHGVIKLAEAMLGGLCQSLLVKYGLSEASSMGSAFHGFLTTASACLLTTALLITCYVVSSNSQQLIRQSIFEWLFNAVACFLYLSASSYMGVAVNIYLYPRYALVNMYSAYPAMTAVYYIGVVVGILHGVDAYISYKYHKGYR, via the exons ATGACTCGTGGTCCGACGATAGTGCGCGTGGCTCCGGGTGGTGCAGCTGGTGGCCGGGGCATCAAGTGTTGTTGCTGTAGGTGCTGCGAATGCTTCAATTTCGGCTACCTCACCAGCCAGCATGGGGTCATAAAACTGGCCGAAGCC ATGTTAGGAGGGCTCTGTCAGAGCTTGTTGGTGAAATATGGTCTATCGGAGGCCAGCAGCATGGGATCGGCCTTCCACGGATTCCTTACCACAGCCTCGGCCTGTCTCCTCACCACAGCCCTCCTCATCACCTGCTACGTCGTCTCTTCCAACTCTCAGCAGTTAATACGACAATctatattt GAGTGGCTATTCAACGCGGTCGCCTGTTTCCTGTACCTGTCAGCATCGTCATATATGGGCGTCGCTGTCAACATATATCTCTATCCTCGGTACGCGCTCGTCAACATGTACTCTGCCTACCCTGCTATGACTGCAGTCTAC tatatCGGAGTGGTGGTGGGCATACTGCACGGTGTGGATGCGTACATCTCCTACAAGTATCATAAAGGATATCGATGA